The sequence below is a genomic window from Zhongshania aliphaticivorans.
GGTCAGCTCTTGGGTGTCAGCCTCCCAGCCAGCATCAATCAGCAACTGATCGATAAATACGCGGGTGAGCTCTTCATCCAGCACCAATGTTTTGCTGGCTGACTGGGTTTTACTTTGAACTGACTGACGCTGTTTTTCTATTGGTGCGGCGCTGCTGACGAGCTGTTGTTTTAGTGCGGTGATCTGCGCTTCAAACTTTGTTCTTTGCGCGGCAAGCGCCTGTTCCGCTGCCTCGGCCTGCTGCTTAAAGTGCTGGGCCTCTTCGTCCATCAGTTCGGCAAGCTGCTGGTATTCGGTCTTCTCCTGCTCTAGCAGGGCATCACGTTGCTGTTCGACATCATGCTGACCCGCTTTGCTGCTTAGTTCAGCATTGAGCTGATCGATGTGTATTTGCAGCTCACGGAGCTTCAGGCTTGGGTCTTGTGGCGCGATAAAAGCCCCAGCTTTAAATGCGCTGCCTTGCTTGCCAAAGGACTTGTGATACCAAATGGCGAGCTGCCGAGCGACCTTCAAGCCCTGCATCGCTTCTCGGTGCTGGGTTTGAAACTGGTGGGTGGCCTTGTTGCCCTCGATGCGCAACACATGGAAGAGGTTGCGTACATCGGGCTCTAGGCTAATGTCGCGATTCAAACGAAATAACAGATCGGCTTGACTGGTGGTGTCGTCAAAGTCGATACCGGCACGCAGAGACACGTCTTGGGCAAGGGCTTCGCCAAACTGACGTAGTTTAATCAGGGTGGTGTTTGGGTCAGCATAGAAGGCATTTTCAGCAGTGGCGGCAAGCTGAATTAGGATGGGGTCGTGTTCGCTAAGAAAGGCGAAGTTACTTTCCTGTCCTTGGTCTGTGTTTGTCGCCATTGTTCCCTCAGCGTCTGTGTATGTTTTGCATCCATGTTCCGTCACTGAATATATGGGAAAAGCGGTTTGGGGACAATGGCTGTCATGCTGGGAGGGGGGCCATCGCTAGCGTCTGGTTGGCAATGTGTTAGAGCAAATTATTCTAATTTGGTGGCTTGCAGTCGGACGGCCCAATAGTGATCATGAGCAGAAGTTTGCAAATGATTTCGGGAAAAATTATGGGCGGTTACGGAAGCGGTAGGCATGTAACTCGGCACCTCACGACTGATGATTTGCCCAAGCTAGATGTTCGCGATATTGCGCGGCTTGGCGATAATGAGGGATCGATAAGCTGGTCTAAAGCTAGTGCGACTTTACTTAGTGTTGATTGGGAGCGTTCATCAACTGAACTTAGGCTATATATCCAGTCTGCCTCCCAATCAAGATTGGGGCCAACGACTGTAGAATTCACGAGAACACTATGCCATTTTGGTGGAGATCGGACTTGGTTTGTTTGTCCCGTATGTGAAGGGCGTTGTGCGATTGTCTACATGTGGTCGACGCAGGACGTAGCATGCCGATCATGTTGGCAATTATCTTATTCGACTCAGTATATGGATGAGCATGCTAGAGCGCTTAAAAAATACTCAAAAGCTAAGGCGCTTCAGGAAAAAGGGCAGCAGCGACCTATTTGGTCATCAACACGGTTAAAGTTAAAAATGGCTGTCGTCGATGCGGAAACGAAAGCTAACAGAAAGTTTGTGGCGATGTGTCTTAAGAACTTTCCCCACCTTGAAAAAGACTTCGTGAGTCAATCGTCGAGTGTAAGTAAATAGCCAAGATACGCGAGGCAAAAATTTAAAAACGTCTTTACGCAAGACGCTGGCAGTGACTATATTCGACTTAAATTTTTGATCGGGCTTTGAGCTGATGCCCTTACGATTCAAACCAGCAGTGCATCGAGATAGGTGTTCTAACGCCCCAACCCGGAAGCCGGACGACGACAACACAATTAATTTTTTATGAGTATCGGTGGAGGATTATTCACCATACTCAGCAAGCCATTCATCATTGCTCTGAGTAGCAGGGTCTAGTACCTCCTTAACTACTAATCTAACACTACTTGTATTCCTGCCTACTTGATTGCTTAATACTTGGCTATCGTTACACGCACTTTCACTTCCATAAAAGCCTTGTGTGGCGTGGCTTTGGCCGGATTTCTTGTCGGGTATTGTTGTCGGGTAGTTGTCGGTTGGTTGTTGGGTGTTTGTCAGGGAGTTGTCGGGGAATCCCATTGCCCTTCGGAGTTGCGTAGCACATATCTCTGCAGGCCGAATGGTGTCCTTATCTAGGCGGTTGCCTTTCCTGATCTCGGCGGTGATGATCACGTCGCGAAGCTTGCCCATGCAGTCGTGAAAGGATGACAGGCGCAACGGACGCTCGATTCCTGTGCTATCCCAGTATCGTAGGAATTTATGTCTGTTGGTCACCCTAAACTGCCCTGCAGGGAGAGGAGAGCCTTGTTTGCCTCCTTTTGTCGTACGTTTGCGATCTAGTTCTGCGTTGAAGGTGACTGATGTAAGCTCGCCAGATCGCAGAGCGTAGTAGCTTAGCGTCACACCGGGAGATTTGACTGCGGAGCTGCCTTTAATTGAGTAGCGTCCAGTTGAGTACCCCTCGTATGAAAATAGGCGGGTATCGGTGCAGTTAGCGATTTCGACTAACAGGCCAGCGCGATGACTTTTAAGCCAGGTATTTGGTACCGGGCTTCCGCTTACAGGGGATATAGTTAGCTTCCCTTTTGTAATCGCAACATAGTCGCCTCGGGCAATGAGTTTGCCTAGCAATGTCATACGACTTTAAATATCGGCTTTGGCGGCTGCGATACGACCGGCGATCCATTTGTCGACGCTGCTTTGCGTCCATGCAACTGTGCGGCCTGCCAATGGAATTGGCTTGGGAAACTTGCCTTCACCCATAAGCGCGTAAATGGTGCTGCGGGATAGCCCTGTGCAGGCCTCGATTTGCTTGCGCCGTAAAAGTATTTCTCGGGTTTTCTCTGCCATGCTGATACCTATTGGGTATGTTGTGGAACATGGCGTTACTTTGGGGTAGGTGGCCTACCATTGCGCCCCAAACAATTGGTCGGTATTTATTGGGTTTTGTATGAGGAGGCAATATTAGAAGTCAGGCCCGCCTTCACTCATGTCGATTGCTAATTTTTTATGCGACTCCCAGCAATGACGGACATAGCGTATTTTTTCTTCCGGGGGATGGCTCCCAAAGAACTCTTCAGCAGCAAGATAAAATGCCCCTGGTTTATCTGGGTTGTCCGGGCTGCCTTTCAATGAGTTTCCTAATTTCCTGAATTTGAGTACCGAAGTGGCGATGCCTACCTGATGCGAGGTTAGCGCCGGATTTCTGGGTCTTCCTGACTTACCATAAATTACTTTCTTACACAGTCCTTTATCCTTAACAATATTTTCCAGGATAAAGGTGAGCATGCGTATTTGGTGAGAAGTAACCTCTCCGTCCTGTAGGTAGTCCAGTAATTTTGTTGTAGCGCTCTGCGCGTACTTCGCATCGCCGCTTGCTTGGGCTGTTAAGAAATCAATCGATAATTCAAGCTCGCCCAACTGATAAGAATTCACCGTAGTATCCTCAAGTTTTTAGGGGTGGTCGTTTTATGGTTAGATTTGATATGCGTTGCGGATCCTTCCGCAAAAGGAACTAGCCAAAGCTTGCTGTTATTACGTTGCTGCTTGATGCTTGAATTTTCAGCGTGTCAAGGTAGTTAGCCCAAGCTTGCATCATTTTTTTGCGTTCAGCTAGGTGGGCAGTTCGGTTATAGGCCCTGCCGTGAACGTCCTTTACTGAGTGGGCTAGCTGGTGTTCAATCCAGTCTGGGCGAAAATGTAGCTCTTCATCTAGGATTGTTCTCGCCATAGCGCGGAAGCCATGGCCACACATCTCATCCTTTTCGATACCCATGCGCCGCATGGCTGAGAGTACAGCATTGTCACTCATCGGGCGGCTAAGTGATCTCGCGCCAGGGAAGACATATTCACTGTTGCAGGTTAGCGGTTGAAGTTCAGTAAGTATGGCAATAGCTTGTTGGGATAGGGGAACTATGTGGTCAGATTTGGTTTTGGTAACGTAGTATCGCCACTCAGCTTTATTGAAATCGATTTCTGCCCACTTAGCTTTACGTAATTCGCCAGGGCGGACAAATGTAAGTGGGGCTAGGCTGAGGGCGGCTTTAACTACAGTTGTGCCTTGGTAGCCGTCTAAGGCATTTAGCAGGGGGCCAACTTCTTTTGGATTCGTTATCGCTGCGCGGTGCTGTTTTATAGGATTGGCTAGGGCGCCAGTAAGGTCTTGGGATGCATCGCGTTCGCATCGACCTGTCGCCACACCATACCGGAATATCTGGCCAGCTATCTGTTTTGTTCGCTTTGCTGACTCCAGCGCGCCACGGCTTTCAATTTTTCGCAGTACTGCTAATAGCTCAGGCGGGGTGATCTCATTTAGAGGTCGAGCGCCAAGGTAGGGAAATAAGTCTCGTGTCATCATTCTCTCGACTTTAGTCCAATGATTTTCTGCCCATATCGGCTTCTTTTTGGCAAACCATTCAAGAGCAACAACCTTGAAGCAGTTCTCTGAAGCTAATTCGCTGGTGAGCTTTCTAGCTTGCTTTAGGCCAGAGGGGTCGATGCCGTCGAGGAGGTGTTGCCTTGCTTGCTCGCGAATCTGGCGCGCTTTCTTGAGTGAGACTGTGGGGTAGACGCCAATCGAAAGCCGCTTCTCTTGTTTGCCGATACGGTACTTCATGCGCCAGTACTTTTGCCCTTTAGGGGTGACTTCCAAGTACATGCCTTTTTCGTCGCTTAGGCGGTAGGTTTTTTCTTTTGGCTTAGCCTGTTTAACTGCGGTGTCTGTTAGGGGCATTTGGGGCACCTGTTTTGGCTCTTCATCATTAACGGGGGACACCGGCATTCATTAAACTGAATTTGCGAAGAAACAGTTTGATGGAGAATACCGATGTCCCACGCAGGAAGAATTATAGGCATACCTGGCCTTGAGATTGAACGGGTAGTCCGCAGGAAAGGGATCGAAGTCTGGGCAAAGCCTGTGCACAGGCCGCCTTGTAAGCATTGTCAGGGCAATGGCCTGAGGATTAAAGCCACGCATCTCAGGACGGTGAAGCACACTCGTCAGGGGAATCAAGTGATGACCTTGCACCTTCGAGTACCCAAGTACCATTGCCAGGAGTGTAAGCGCTATTTTCGTCACGCCTTTACCGGTATTCGTCCGCGTTTTCGCGCTTCAGAAGCCTATCGACTGGAAGTGTTCGAAGCCCACGATGGCGGTGTAACGCAGCGCAAGTTGTCTCGAACCCATCAAATCAGCCCAGCGACGGTAGAGCGTTGGTATCAGCACCATATTAAGCAAAAGCGTTCCGAGGGGGATCGCCGATATTGCCCTCGCGTATTAGGGATAGATGAGCATTTCTTTACCCGTAAAAAGGGTTATGCGACCACGCTTACCGACCTCAAGAATCACAAAGTGTTTGATGTCCAACTAGGACGATCAGAATTGAGTTTGCGCCGCTATTTAAAGGCCCTTGAGGGACGAGAGCGCGTTCAGGTTGTGGTGATGGATCTCTCGGAAACGTACCGCAGCATTGCCCGCCGCTACTTTCCCAATGCCGCGATCGTGGCTGACCGATTCCATGTGGTCAGGCTTATTAACCAGCACTTTTTAAGTGTCTGGAAGCAGCATGATCCTGAGGGCAGAAAGAACCGCGGTTTGATCAGTTTAATGCGTCGCCATCAATGGAATTTGCGGGATGAGCAGCACGCCAACCTTATGCAGTATTTGGCTGAGTACCCAGTGCTGCAAGCACTGTATGTGGCCAAGCAACGATTAATCCGATTTGTGTTGCTCAAGACCCTGACGCGCAAGAAAGCCAGCATCAAGTTGCCGGTATTCATGAAATTGCTTGATGAGCTAGCTGAGAGCCCGCTACGAGCGCTAGCTAACACATTGCGCTCCTGGTTGAAGCCCATTGTGGCCATGTGGCGATTTAGTAAAAGTAACGGAATAACTGAGGGCTTCCACAACAAAATGGAAATGATGACACGACGAGCGTATGGTTTTAGAAACTTTGAAAATTACAGGATGAGAGTGCTGGCCCACTGCGGGTGGGACGGAGTGATTAACAGGGTTTGATGAGTGCTATCCCCCGATAATGGGGTAGAGCCGAAAATTACAGGATGAGAGTGCTGGCCCACTGCGGGTGGGACGGAGTGATTAACAGGGTTTGATGAGTGCTATCCCCCGATAATGGGGTAGAGCCCCTGTTTTGTGGTATCCATTTATGCCCCCAATTGTGCCCCCATAATATACTGGATAGCAATGGCCCCCCTCGGCATCCTGTGGATCATTCAGACACAAAAAACCCCAGATATACTGGGGTTTCAGGCCTTCCGGAATCAATTTCGGAAGATTTTTTGGTGGAGCCGGCGGGAATTGAACCCGCGTCCGCCAGTCCGCTGCTTATGGCTCTTCACATGCTTGGTTTCCGTCAATTAATTTAGCTGCATACAGCCCGACGGGCAGGACGTAATTAGCGATTCTGATTAAGTGTTTCGCGGCTCGGTCTCAGACATACCTTACTCGCTAGCTTGTTCTATATGACAGTCGCGTCCCATTTACAAGCATCTGGTAGCGACCGCTAACCGGGGTTTAAGCGGCTAGAGCGTAGTTGTCGTCGTTGGCAACTATTAGGTTTACAGCTTTGGATTAACGTGATTGGCTGTCATCACGGCATGCACCAGAAGTTTTGTAACCGGCGTCGAATCCAAATCGGCCCCAGATCGGTGATTGTACTCTTTTGGACTGTGTCCGGCTAGGATTGTTCACTGTGGTTTTGCTGGATGCTGAGTTTGATGTCTAAGCTTTTGTTGAGCAGT
It includes:
- a CDS encoding helix-turn-helix transcriptional regulator produces the protein MAEKTREILLRRKQIEACTGLSRSTIYALMGEGKFPKPIPLAGRTVAWTQSSVDKWIAGRIAAAKADI
- a CDS encoding ISL3 family transposase codes for the protein MSHAGRIIGIPGLEIERVVRRKGIEVWAKPVHRPPCKHCQGNGLRIKATHLRTVKHTRQGNQVMTLHLRVPKYHCQECKRYFRHAFTGIRPRFRASEAYRLEVFEAHDGGVTQRKLSRTHQISPATVERWYQHHIKQKRSEGDRRYCPRVLGIDEHFFTRKKGYATTLTDLKNHKVFDVQLGRSELSLRRYLKALEGRERVQVVVMDLSETYRSIARRYFPNAAIVADRFHVVRLINQHFLSVWKQHDPEGRKNRGLISLMRRHQWNLRDEQHANLMQYLAEYPVLQALYVAKQRLIRFVLLKTLTRKKASIKLPVFMKLLDELAESPLRALANTLRSWLKPIVAMWRFSKSNGITEGFHNKMEMMTRRAYGFRNFENYRMRVLAHCGWDGVINRV
- a CDS encoding tyrosine-type recombinase/integrase; translation: MPLTDTAVKQAKPKEKTYRLSDEKGMYLEVTPKGQKYWRMKYRIGKQEKRLSIGVYPTVSLKKARQIREQARQHLLDGIDPSGLKQARKLTSELASENCFKVVALEWFAKKKPIWAENHWTKVERMMTRDLFPYLGARPLNEITPPELLAVLRKIESRGALESAKRTKQIAGQIFRYGVATGRCERDASQDLTGALANPIKQHRAAITNPKEVGPLLNALDGYQGTTVVKAALSLAPLTFVRPGELRKAKWAEIDFNKAEWRYYVTKTKSDHIVPLSQQAIAILTELQPLTCNSEYVFPGARSLSRPMSDNAVLSAMRRMGIEKDEMCGHGFRAMARTILDEELHFRPDWIEHQLAHSVKDVHGRAYNRTAHLAERKKMMQAWANYLDTLKIQASSSNVITASFG